In the Verrucomicrobiales bacterium genome, one interval contains:
- a CDS encoding AAA family ATPase has product MKLIISSLRIENFRSLKRLELENLARVNLITGRNNTGKSSLLEALRIMASDAAPSMLNAIARNREEDYSESEDSTRGAESEGLLQIGSLFTGFPQVADIREPIVLEAPGNDRALGLSLSVKFFTEERQEDGSKKFVPQQPELFPSEGLMPPDGLIAALVTERTGRARRVIPVDLLKRSYLRNRIWRLEVPEEVGLPCAFVSSYGNERTSNVGHLWDKIALSDLENDIVDALQLISPDIMAVSMVGVEGNRTHRTAIVKSSRFPRPIPLRSYGDGLNRLFSIALSLVNAKGGLLLIDEFENGMHHTVQLDVWKAIFRLSTALNIQVFATTHSWDAVRTFQEAAAADPEEGSLIRLARYDDIIVPTIFREDELAIVTRESVEVR; this is encoded by the coding sequence AACCTGATAACGGGACGGAATAACACTGGGAAATCGTCTCTCCTAGAAGCGCTACGCATCATGGCCTCGGATGCCGCTCCTTCTATGCTTAACGCGATCGCCAGGAATCGAGAAGAGGACTACAGCGAGTCTGAAGACTCAACCAGAGGTGCAGAATCAGAAGGACTCCTACAGATAGGAAGTCTTTTCACGGGATTTCCCCAGGTAGCAGATATCCGTGAGCCCATCGTTTTGGAAGCCCCAGGAAATGACCGCGCGTTGGGGCTTTCGCTTTCGGTTAAATTTTTTACGGAGGAACGTCAGGAGGACGGAAGCAAGAAATTCGTTCCTCAACAGCCTGAGCTTTTCCCATCCGAAGGCCTGATGCCTCCGGATGGTTTGATTGCCGCCCTAGTTACGGAGCGGACCGGCCGGGCACGTCGGGTGATTCCGGTCGATCTTTTGAAACGGTCTTACCTTCGAAATCGGATTTGGCGCTTGGAGGTACCTGAGGAAGTAGGTCTTCCTTGCGCTTTTGTCAGTTCGTATGGAAACGAACGCACTTCAAACGTTGGTCACCTCTGGGACAAGATTGCTCTGTCGGACCTTGAGAACGACATCGTAGATGCTCTCCAGCTGATTTCGCCGGATATAATGGCGGTATCGATGGTGGGCGTCGAAGGTAATAGGACGCATAGAACCGCTATTGTTAAGTCCTCCCGTTTCCCGCGTCCGATCCCGCTTCGATCCTACGGAGACGGGCTCAATAGGCTATTTAGTATCGCGCTTTCATTGGTGAATGCTAAAGGTGGTCTGCTTCTCATTGATGAGTTCGAGAATGGTATGCACCATACTGTGCAGCTCGACGTCTGGAAGGCGATTTTTCGCTTGTCCACGGCTCTCAATATCCAGGTGTTCGCTACTACCCACAGCTGGGACGCCGTGAGGACTTTTCAGGAAGCTGCAGCAGCTGATCCCGAGGAAGGTTCGCTCATCCGGCTTGCGAGGTATGATGACATCATTGTCCCGACGATTTTCCGTGAGGACGAACTTGCCATCGTCACCCGTGAAAGCGTGGAGGTGCGATGA
- a CDS encoding SGNH/GDSL hydrolase family protein, whose product MTPQERASRYLAATPPAISGSGGHNQTYSVAISLVQGFGLTITESLPILQQWNSKCLPPWSEADLIHKLRDAESKQVGKPRGWLLENSASKVTLPARPTSPVANQPLPREKKPSKEGWTIGTDEQLGRLSKARPYSLEGLQLATTRGLLLFGSYGGYESYAVTDKSDYVLEARRVDQKPYPATFHLEERKSHGIAGTWKQWPVGILEAAKHDTVVLVEGIPDFLEAHYLAQWEQAEHFSNTSMRCAIVAMLSACPYITEEALPYFRGKRIRLFPHADKEGVNGAAKWVKQLRAAGAAKVDLFDFGAYTKRDDSPVKDLYDFRDLHPRHYKADSELWRILP is encoded by the coding sequence ATGACACCTCAGGAACGAGCTTCCCGTTACCTAGCAGCAACACCTCCTGCCATCAGCGGGAGCGGTGGCCACAATCAAACCTACAGCGTTGCCATCTCTTTAGTGCAGGGCTTCGGACTCACTATCACGGAATCCCTCCCGATCCTTCAGCAATGGAATTCCAAGTGTCTTCCTCCCTGGAGCGAAGCCGATCTGATTCACAAGCTTCGCGATGCTGAATCCAAGCAAGTGGGCAAACCTCGGGGCTGGCTCCTGGAGAATTCTGCTTCCAAGGTTACCCTGCCCGCCAGACCAACCAGCCCAGTGGCCAACCAGCCATTGCCCAGAGAGAAAAAGCCATCCAAGGAAGGATGGACTATCGGAACCGATGAACAGTTAGGAAGACTCTCGAAAGCTAGACCTTACTCGTTAGAAGGCCTTCAACTGGCAACTACCCGGGGGCTTCTCCTCTTTGGCTCCTACGGGGGCTACGAGTCCTACGCCGTGACCGACAAGAGCGATTACGTCTTAGAGGCGAGAAGAGTAGATCAAAAGCCTTACCCTGCAACGTTCCACCTGGAAGAGAGAAAGAGCCATGGAATTGCTGGAACATGGAAGCAATGGCCGGTCGGGATTCTTGAAGCTGCGAAACATGATACAGTCGTCTTAGTGGAGGGCATCCCTGACTTTCTAGAAGCGCACTATTTGGCTCAGTGGGAACAAGCCGAGCATTTCTCCAACACTTCCATGCGTTGCGCTATCGTCGCTATGCTAAGCGCTTGCCCTTATATCACAGAAGAAGCCTTGCCATACTTCCGAGGAAAGAGGATTCGGCTGTTCCCTCATGCAGATAAAGAAGGGGTCAATGGAGCCGCTAAATGGGTGAAGCAACTTAGGGCTGCGGGAGCGGCCAAGGTCGATCTCTTCGACTTTGGGGCTTATACCAAGCGGGACGATTCCCCTGTGAAAGATCTCTATGACTTTCGAGACCTACACCCCCGCCACTATAAAGCTGACTCGGAGCTGTGGAGGATCCTGCCATGA
- a CDS encoding AAA family ATPase: MIKEETSQLAIVQSGIASLAQGLPSLDHNPSTAREVEELTRMMGQSAMNPTSLAQLEIPKREPIIGEWFREGDLGFVFAPRGLGKTWLSMLMARKCADGHGSCGLWTVHRTKKVLYVDGEMPLDSMLERDRLIASLPSENLTFLQHEAFFHQHGRVLNLSDPTTQQALLAHCQANGVEILILDNLSCLFSGVKENDADAWELVLPWLLTLRRNRIAVVIVAHAGRNGQMRGTSRREDAAFWVIQLSEVADAASPKTGARFVSKFIKNRNGTEEACPSYQWEFTTKPTLDEVEVRCAIVSPLDQLVGWVRDGLSSASDIAVEMGVSKGQVSKLAKQAIERGLIRKEAREYLPCP, from the coding sequence ATGATCAAGGAAGAGACATCCCAACTGGCAATTGTCCAAAGCGGAATCGCTAGTTTGGCACAAGGCCTTCCCAGCCTTGACCACAACCCGTCCACTGCAAGAGAAGTGGAGGAACTAACGCGGATGATGGGCCAGAGTGCTATGAATCCAACCTCGCTCGCTCAACTGGAAATCCCCAAGCGTGAACCAATCATTGGCGAGTGGTTCCGAGAGGGAGACCTAGGATTTGTTTTTGCGCCGCGTGGCTTAGGCAAAACCTGGCTCAGCATGTTAATGGCTCGGAAGTGTGCGGATGGCCACGGTTCATGCGGGCTCTGGACAGTACACAGGACCAAAAAAGTCCTCTACGTTGACGGTGAGATGCCGCTCGATTCGATGTTGGAGAGAGATAGGTTAATTGCTTCCCTGCCCTCGGAGAATCTCACATTCCTCCAGCACGAAGCCTTCTTTCACCAGCATGGAAGGGTTCTTAATCTCAGCGACCCAACGACTCAGCAGGCGCTTCTCGCGCATTGTCAGGCCAACGGTGTTGAGATCCTGATCCTGGACAATCTCAGCTGTCTGTTCTCCGGCGTTAAGGAGAATGATGCTGATGCTTGGGAGCTTGTCCTCCCTTGGCTGCTAACGCTGCGACGGAACCGGATTGCGGTGGTGATTGTCGCCCACGCCGGAAGAAACGGTCAAATGCGTGGAACCTCCCGCCGGGAGGATGCTGCTTTTTGGGTCATCCAGCTTAGCGAGGTGGCGGATGCAGCATCCCCTAAGACCGGGGCTCGTTTCGTCTCCAAGTTCATCAAGAATCGGAACGGGACCGAGGAAGCATGCCCAAGCTACCAGTGGGAGTTTACGACAAAGCCAACATTGGACGAGGTGGAAGTCCGGTGTGCCATCGTCTCCCCGCTAGACCAACTTGTGGGATGGGTTAGAGACGGGTTAAGCAGCGCAAGCGACATAGCGGTGGAGATGGGAGTCAGTAAGGGACAGGTTAGCAAATTGGCCAAGCAAGCGATCGAGCGAGGATTAATCCGGAAGGAGGCCCGCGAGTACCTCCCCTGCCCTTGA